In Choloepus didactylus isolate mChoDid1 chromosome 18, mChoDid1.pri, whole genome shotgun sequence, a single genomic region encodes these proteins:
- the LOC119514978 gene encoding myosin-1 isoform X1: MSSDSEMAVFGEAAPYLRKSEKERIEAQNKPFDAKTSVFVVDAKESFVKAVVQSREGGKVTAKTEAGTTVTVKDDQVFPMNPPKYDKIEDMAMMTHLHEPGVLYNLKERYAAWMIYTYSGLFCVTVNPYKWLPVYNAEVVAAYRGKKRQEAPPHIFSISDNAYQFMLTDRENQSILITGESGAGKTVNTKRVIQYFATIAVTGEKKKEETTSGKIQGTLEDQIISANPLLEAFGNAKTVRNDNSSRFGKFIRIHFGTTGKLASADIETYLLEKSRVTFQLKAERSYHIFYQIMSNKKPDLIEMLLITTNPYDYAFVSQGEITVPSIDDQEELVATDSAIEILGFTSDERVSIYKLTGAVMHYGNMKFKQKQREEQAEPDGTEVADKAAYLQSLNSADLLKALCFPRVKVGNEYVTKGQTVQQVYNAVGALAKAVYEKMFLWMVTRINQQLDTKQPRQYFIGVLDIAGFEIFDFNSFEQLCINFTNEKLQQFFNHHMFVLEQEEYKKEGIEWTFIDFGMDLAACIELIEKPMGIFSILEEECMFPKATDMSFKNKLYDQHLGKSANFQKPKVVKGKAEAHFSLIHYAGTVDYNIIGWLEKNKDPLNETVVGLYQKSALKTLANLFVGAQGEAEAGGGKKGGKKKGSSFQTVSALFRENLNKLMTNLRSTHPHFVRCIIPNETKTPGAMEHELVLHQLRCNGVLEGIRICRKGFPSRILYADFKQRYKVLNASAIPEGQFIDSKKASEKLLGSIDIDHTQYKFGHTKVFFKAGLLGLLEEMRDDKLAHLITRTQAMCRGFLARVEYQKMVERRESIFCIQYNIRAFMNVKHWPWMKLYFKIKPLLKSAETEKEMANMKEEFKKTKESLEKSEAKRKELEEKMVTLMQEKNDLQLQVQSEADALADAEERCDQLIKTKIQLEAKIKEVTERAEDEEEINAELTAKKRKLEDECSELKKDIDDLELTLAKVEKEKHATENKVKNLTEEMAGLDETIAKLTKEKKALQEAHQQTLDDLQAEEDKVNTLTKAKIKLEQQVDDLEGSLEQEKKIRMDLERAKRKLEGDLKLAQESIMDLENDKLQLDEKLKKKEFEMSSLQSKIEDEQALGTQLQKKIKELQARIEELEEEIEAERASRAKAEKQRSDLSRELEEISERLEEAGGATSAQIELNKKREAEFQKMRRDLEEATLQHEATAATLRKKHADSVAELGEQLDNLQRVKQKLEKEKSEMKMEIDDLASNMETVSKAKGNLEKMCRTLEDQLSELKTKEEEQQRLINDLTAQRARLQTESGEFARQLDEKDTLVSQLSRGKQAFTQQIEELKRQLEEEIKAKSALAHALQSSRHDCDLLREQYEEEQESKAELQRALSKANSEVAQWRTKYETDAIQRTEELEEAKKKLAHRLQEAEEHVEAVNAKCASLEKTKQRLQNEVEDLMIEVERTNAACAALDKKQRNFDKVLAEWKQKYEETHAELEASQKESRSLSTEVFKIKNAYEESLDQLETLKRENKNLQQEISDLTEQIAEGGKRIHELEKLKKQIEQEKSELQAALEEAEASLEHEEGKILRIQLELNQVKSEIDRRIAEKDEEIDQLKRNHIRIVESMQSTLDAEIRSRNDAIRLKKKMEGDLNEMEIQLNHANRMAAEALRNYRNTQSILKDTQLHLDDALRGQEDLKEQLAMVERRANLLQAEIEELRSTLEQTERSRKIAEQELLDASERVQLLHTQNTSLINTKKKLETDISQIQGEMEDIVQEARNAEEKAKKAITDAAMMAEELKKEQDTSAHLERMKKNLEQTVKDLQNRLDEAEQLALKGGKKQIQKLEARVRELEGEVESEQKRNVETVKGLRKHERRVKELTYQTEEDRKNILRLQDLVDKLQSKVKAYKRQAEEAEEQSNVNLSKFRKIQHELEEAEERADIAESQVNKLRVKSREVHTKIISEE, encoded by the exons ATGAGTTCCGACAGCGAGATGGCTGTTTTTGGGGAGGCTGCCCCTTACCTCCGAAAGTCTGAAAAGGAGCGCATCGAGGCTCAGAATAAGCCCTTTGATGCCAAGACATCAGTCTTTGTGGTGGATGCTAAGGAGTCCTTTGTGAAAGCAGTAGTgcagagcagggaagggggaaaggtGACAGCTAAGACTGAAGCTGGAACT ACCGTAACGGTTAAAGATGACCAGGTCTTCCCCATGAACCCTCCCAAATACGACAAGATCGAGGACATGGCCATGATGACCCACCTGCATGAGCCCGGAGTGCTGTACAACCTCAAAGAGCGCTACGCAGCCTGGATGATCTAC ACCTACTCAGGCCTCTTCTGTGTCACCGTCAACCCCTACAAGTGGCTGCCGGTGTATAATGCAGAGGTGGTGGCGGCCTACAGGGGCAAAAAGCGCCAGGAGGCCCCACCCCACATCTTCTCCATCTCTGACAATGCCTATCAGTTCATGCTGACGG ATCGGGAGAATCAGTCTATCTTAATCAC CGGAGAATCCGGGGCAGGAAAGACTGTGAACACCAAGCGTGTCATCCAGTACTTTGCAACAATTGCAGTGACtggggagaagaagaaggaggaaactACTTCTGGCAAAATTCAG GGGACCCTTGAGGATCAGATCATCAGCGCCAACCCCCTGCTGGAGGCCTTTGGCAACGCCAAGACCGTGAGGAACGACAACTCCTCGCGCTTT GGTAAATTCATCAGAATCCACTTTGGTACCACAGGGAAACTGGCTTCTGCTGATATTGAAACAT ATCTTCTGGAGAAGTCTAGAGTCACTTTCCAGCTAAAGGCGGAAAGAAGCTACCATATTTTTTATCAGATCATGTCTAACAAGAAGCCAGATCTGATCG AAATGCTCCTGATCACCACCAACCCATACGACTATGCCTTTGTCAGCCAGGGCGAGATCACAGTTCCCAGCATTGATGACCAAGAAGAGCTGGTGGCCACTGAC AGTGCCATTGAAATCCTGGGCTTCACTTCTGATGAAAGAGTGTCCATCTATAAGCTCACAGGGGCTGTGATGCATTATGGGAACatgaaattcaaacaaaagcAGCGTGAGGAGCAGGCTGAGCCAGATGGCACTGAAG TTGCTGACAAGGCAGCCTACCTCCAGAGTCTGAACTCTGCCGACCTGCTCAAAGCCCTCTGCTTCCCCAGGGTGAAGGTCGGCAATGAGTACGTCACCAAAGGCCAGACTGTGCAGCAG GTGTACAACGCGGTGGGTGCCCTGGCCAAGGCCGTCTACGAGAAGATGTTCCTGTGGATGGTCACCCGCATCAACCAGCAGCTGGACACCAAGCAGCCCCGGCAGTACTTCATCGGGGTCTTGGACATCGCTGGCTTCGAGATCTTTGAC TTCAACAGCTTTGAGCAGCTGTGCATCAACTTCACCAACGAGAAGCTGCAACAGTTTTTCAACCACCACATGTTTGTGCTGGAGCAGGAGGAGTACAAGAAGGAGGGCATCGAGTGGACCTTCATCGACTTCGGGATGGACCTGGCCGCCTGCATTGAGCTCATCGAGAAG CCCATGGGCATCTTCTCCATCCTGGAAGAGGAGTGCATGTTCCCCAAGGCAACGGACATGTCCTTCAAGAACAAGCTGTATGACCAGCACTTGGGCAAGTCCGCCAACTTCCAGAAGCCCAAGGTGGTCAAAGGCAAGGCCGAGGCCCACTTCTCCCTGATTCACTACGCCGGCACCGTGGACTACAACATTATAGGCTGGCTAGAGAAGAACAAGGACCCCCTGAACGAGACCGTGGTTGGGCTGTACCAGAAGTCTGCATTGAAGACTCTGGCAAACCTCTTTGTTGGGGCTCAAGGTGAAGCAG AGGCTGGTGGAGGAAAGAAAGGTGGCAAGAAGAAGGGTTCTTCCTTCCAGACTGTGTCTGCTCTCTTCAGG GAGAATCTGAACAAGCTGATGACCAACCTGAGGAGCACTCACCCCCACTTTGTACGGTGCATCATCCCCAATGAAACTAAAACTCCTG ggGCCATGGAGCATGAACTTGTCCTGCACCAGCTGAGGTGTAACGGTGTGCTTGAAGGTATCCGCATCTGCAGGAAAGGGTTCCCCAGCAGAATCCTATATGCAGACTTCAAACAGAG ATACAAGGTTTTAAATGCAAGTGCTATCCCCGAAGGACAATTCATTGATAGCAAGAAGGCTTCTGAGAAGCTCCTTGGATCCATCGATATTGACCACACCCAGTATAAATTTGGACACACCAAG GTGTTTTTCAAAGCTGGTCTTCTGGGGCTCCTAGAGGAGATGAGAGACGACAAGCTGGCCCATCTGATCACCCGAACCCAGGCCATGTGCAGAGGGTTCTTGGCCAGAGTGGAGTACCAGAAGATGGTGGAGAGAAG AGAGTCCATTTTCTGCATCCAGTACAACATCCGTGCCTTCATGAATGTGAAGCACTGGCCATGGATGAAGCTGTATTTCAAGATCAAGCCCCTCCTCAAGagtgcagaaacagaaaaggagaTGGCCAAcatgaaggaagaatttaaaaaaaccaaagaaAGCCTTGAAAAGTCTGAGGCCAAAAGAAAGGAGCTAGAAGAAAAAATGGTAACTCTgatgcaagagaaaaatgacctgCAACTCCAGGTTCAATCT GAAGCTGATGCCTTGGCTGATGCAGAGGAAAGATGTGACCAGCTGATCAAAACCAAAATCCAGCTCGAGGCCAAAATCAAGGAGGTGACCGAGAGAGCCGAGGACGAGGAAGAGATCAATGCTGAGCTGACGGCCAAGAAGAGGAAACTGGAGGATGAATGTTCAGAACTCAAGAAAGACATAGATGACCTGGAGCTGACACTGGCCAAGGTTGAAAAGGAGAAACATGCCACAGAAAATAAG GTGAAAAACCTCACGGAAGAGATGGCAGGGCTGGACGAAACCATCGCCAAGCTGACCAAGGAGAAAAAAGCCCTCCAGGAGGCCCACCAGCAGACCCTGGATGACCTGCAGGCAGAAGAGGACAAAGTGAACACCCTTACCAAAGCTAAAATCAAGCTGGAACAGCAAGTGGATGAT CTTGAAGGGTCTttggaacaagaaaagaaaatccggATGGATCTAGAAAGAGCAAAGAGGAAACTGGAGGGTGACCTAAAATTGGCCCAAGAATCCATAATGGATTTAGAAAATGACAAATTGCAACTTgatgaaaagctgaaaaa GAAAGAGTTTGAAATGAGCAGTCTGCAAAGCAAGATTGAAGATGAACAAGCACTTGGTACTCAACTGCAGAAGAAAATCAAGGAGTTACAA GCCCGCATTGAGGAACTGGAAGAGGAAATCGAGGCAGAAAGGGCCTCCCGGGCCAAAGCAGAGAAGCAGCGCTCCGACCTCTCCCGGGAGCTGGAGGAGATCAGCGAGCGGCTGGAAGAGGCTGGTGGGGCGACTTCAGCCCAAATTGAGCTGAACAAGAAGCGGGAGGCCGAGTTCCAGAAGATGCGCCGGGACCTGGAGGAGGCCACCCTGCAGCATGAAGCCACGGCGGCCACGCTGAGGAAGAAGCACGCGGACAGCGTGGCCGAGCTGGGGGAGCAGCTCGACAACCTGCAGAGGGTCAAGCAGAAACTGGAGAAGGAGAAGAGCGAAATGAAGATGGAAATCGACGACCTTGCTAGTAACATGGAGACTGTCTCCAAAGCCAAG GGCAACCTTGAAAAGATGTGCCGCACTCTGGAGGACCAACTGAGTGAACTTAAGACGAAGGAAGAAGAGCAGCAGCGCCTGATCAATGACCTGACAGCTCAGAGAGCGCGACTGCAGACCGAATCAG GTGAATTTGCACGCCAGCTAGATGAAAAGGATACATTAGTTTCTCAGCTCTCAAGGGGCAAACAAGCATTCACACAACAGATTGAGGAACTGAAAAGGCAGCTTGAAGAAGAGATAAAG GCGAAGAGTGCCCTGGCCCATGCCCTGCAGTCCTCCCGCCACGACTGCGACCTGCTGCGGGAACAGTACGAGGAGGAGCAGGAATCCAAGGCCGAGCTGCAGAGGGCGCTGTCCAAGGCCAACAGCGAGGTTGCTCAGTGGAGGACCAAATACGAGACGGACGCCATCCAGCGCacggaggagctggaggaggccaA GAAGAAGCTGGCCCATCGTCTGCAGGAAGCTGAGGAACATGTAGAAGCTGTGAACGCCAAATGTGCTTCCCTTGAAAAGACGAAGCAGCGGCTCCAGAATGAGGTTGAGGACCTCATGATTGAGGTTGAGAGAACAAATGCTGCCTGTGCAGCCCTGGACAAAAAGCAAAGGAACTTTGATAAG GTCCTAGCAGAATGGAAACAGAAGTATGAAGAAACTCATGCTGAACTTGAAGCTTCCCAAAAAGAGTCCCGCTCCCTCAGCACAGAGGTGTTTAAGATTAAGAATGCTTATGAGGAGTCCTTAGACCAACTTGAAACCTTGAAGCGGGAAAATAAGAATTTGCAAC AGGAGATTTCTGATCTCACTGAGCAGATTGCAGAAGGAGGGAAACGTATCCATGAACtggaaaaattaaagaagcaaaTTGAGCAAGAAAAGTCTGAGCTTCAGGCTGCTTTAGAGGAAGCAGAG GCATCTCTTGAACATGAAGAGGGAAAGATCCTGCGCATCCAGCTTGAGCTCAACCAAGTCAAGTCTGAGATCGACAGGAGGATTGCTGAAAAAGACGAGGAGATTGACCAGCTGAAGAGAAACCACATCAGAATTGTGGAGTCAATGCAGAGCACGCTGGACGCTGAGATCAGGAGCAGGAATGACGCCATCAGGCTCAAGAAGAAGATGGAGGGAGACCTCAACGAGATGGAAATCCAGCTGAACCATGCCAACCGCATGGCGGCCGAGGCCCTGAGGAACTACaggaacacccaaagcatcctcAAG GACACCCAGCTCCACCTGGACGACGCTCTCCGGGGCCAGGAGGACCTGAAGGAGCAGCTGGCCATGGTCGAGCGCAGAGCCAACCTGCTGCAGGCCGAGATCGAGGAGCTGCGGTCCACTCTGGAGCAGACGGAGAGGAGCAGGAAGATCGCAGAGCAGGAGCTCCTGGACGCCAGTGAGCGCGTCCAGCTTCTCCACACCCAG AATACCAGCCTGATCAACACCAAGAAGAAGCTGGAGACAGACATTTCCCAGATCCAGGGAGAGATGGAGGACATTGTCCAGGAAGCCCGCAATGCAGAAGAGAAGGCCAAGAAGGCCATCACTGAT GCTGCCATGATGGCTGAGGAGCTGAAGAAGGAGCAGGACACCAGCGCCCACCTGGAGCGGATGAAAAAGAACCTGGAGCAGACGGTGAAGGACCTGCAGAACCGTCTGGATGAGGCCGAGCAGCTGGCCCTGAAGGGCGGGAAGAAGCAGATCCAGAAACTGGAGGCCAGG GTACGTGAACTTGAAGGAGAAGTTGAAAGTGAACAGAAACGCAATGTTGAAACTGTCAAGGGTCTGCGCAAACATGAGAGAAGAGTGAAGGAGCTCACTTACCAA acTGAGGAAGACCGCAAGAATATTCTCAGGCTCCAGGACCTGGTGGACAAACTGCAATCAAAGGTGAAAGCCTACAAGAGACAAGCCGAGGAAGCG GAGGAACAATCCAACGTCAACCTCTCCAAATTCCGCAAGATCCAGCACGAGCTGGAGGAGGCCGAGGAGCGGGCTGACATTGCCGAGTCCCAGGTCAACAAGCTGCGGGTCAAGAGCCGGGAGGTTCACACCAAAATCATAAGTGAAGAGTAA